TTGGAGATCAGAATCCGGCAGCCTTCTATGGCCTGGAGCAGGTTTTGGGCATCCAGCATGGGAAGGGATTGACCGGGATCAAAGATATAATCGATCCCTTTACCCTTACAAAGCATTGGGTAGTTCACCATGTCCTCCAGATTGCCGGGAGAGACGATCATTAAAGTCTTCCCGGGATTGAGTTGGTCGAAATCCAGGGAGGAAGAGTGTTTCATGGCGCCGGGGTTAAACCCGGTAATCTGATTGTCGGATTGATCGGTAGTAATGTAAGCACAGGCCGTGAATTCATCTTCTATGATTTTAATGTTCCGGGTTGAGATCCCCTTTTGGGCCAACCAGTCCAGGTATCTATGATAATCCTGTCCGAAGGTGGCGGAGATCTCAGGCCGTTCGCCCATGAGGGACAAGGAATAGGCGATATTGCCGGCGGTCCCGCCGAATTTTTCCTTCAACCCATTAACCTGGAAGCAGATATTTAAAACATGAATTTTCTCCGGGAGGATATGCTCCGAGAAGTATCC
The genomic region above belongs to Deltaproteobacteria bacterium and contains:
- a CDS encoding carbohydrate kinase family protein — encoded protein: MNIIVSGSLAYDRIMDFPGYFSEHILPEKIHVLNICFQVNGLKEKFGGTAGNIAYSLSLMGERPEISATFGQDYHRYLDWLAQKGISTRNIKIIEDEFTACAYITTDQSDNQITGFNPGAMKHSSSLDFDQLNPGKTLMIVSPGNLEDMVNYPMLCKGKGIDYIFDPGQSLPMLDAQNLLQAIEGCRILISNDYELDLIMKKTGLTQEGLVRRAGAVIVTLGELGSKVFTPNQEIPIPAVKPRRIEDPTGAGDSYRGGLISGLVKCLDIEQCARMGSVCASFAVESYGTQEYSFSPEEFNQRLMSCSG